Proteins encoded within one genomic window of Thermococcus sp. 21S7:
- a CDS encoding DUF2095 family protein, which yields MEEKKKKRPVDEFAWQEYDRGEFEERFPALARELEEDGVPIDAYRTDEKKAIDEEARDFSGYNPTVIDFLRRCETDDEALEIINWMEDRGEITHEMAKELRITLVKKGVRAFGSKKEWGWYERHRAR from the coding sequence TTGCCTGGCAGGAATACGACAGGGGGGAGTTTGAGGAGCGTTTCCCTGCCCTGGCGAGGGAGCTGGAGGAGGATGGGGTCCCGATAGACGCTTACAGAACCGACGAGAAGAAGGCCATCGATGAGGAAGCGCGGGATTTCTCCGGATACAACCCCACCGTCATAGACTTTCTGAGGAGATGCGAGACCGACGACGAGGCGCTTGAGATAATAAACTGGATGGAGGATCGAGGGGAAATAACCCACGAAATGGCCAAGGAGCTGAGGATAACGCTCGTAAAAAAGGGAGTCAGGGCTTTCGGCTCCAAGAAGGAGTGGGGATGGTACGAGAGGCACCGCGCGAGATGA